The genomic stretch CTCGGCCGGCCAGAACCCGATGAACCAGGGCACCGTCGCACCCACCCTGCTGTACTTCGCGCCGAAGAACATCTGGGTGCTGGCCTACCAGTGGGGCCCGACCTCGTTCAGCTACAAGACCTCGACCGACCCGTCCAACGCCAACGGCTGGTCCAGCGCGCAAACCCTGTTCACCGGCACCATCGCGGACGCCCCGTACGGGGTCATCGACCAAACCCTGATCGGGGACGGCCAGAACATGTACCTGTTCTTCGCCGGCGACAACGGCAAGATCTACCGGGCGAGCATGCCGATCAGCAACTTCCCCGGCAGCTTCGGCGCGAACTACACCACGATCATGACCGACACCCGCGACAACCTGTTCGAAGGCGTCGAGGTCTACAAAATCGCCGGGCAGAACCAGTACCTGATGCTCGTCGAAGCCATCGGCAGCCAGGGCCGCTACTTCCGCTCCTTCACCGCCACCAGCCTCAACGGCACCTGGACCCCCAACGCCGCCACCGAGAGCAACCCGTTCGCCGGCAAGGCCAACAGCGGCGCCACCTGGACCAACGACATCAGCCACGGCGACCTGGTCCGCACCAACCCCGACCAGACCAAAACCGTCGACCCGTGCAACCTGCAACTGCTCTACCAAGGCAAGAACCCCAACGCCGGCGGCGACTACAACAACCTGCCCTGGCGCCCAGGCCTGCTCACCCGGCAGCGCTGACATGAGAGGACGGCAGCGGCAGCGGCACCAGGTCACCCGCGCCGGGAGCTGACAGCCACATGTAGAGTGCTTCAGGTAAAGCTTTTGTAGGACACGGGCGACTCGGTGCGCCCGCCGGACACGGGGCAGGGCGTTGGCGGCGGGGCATCGAGTCACCATCTACGAGGTCGCCGACCGCGCGCAGGTCAGCATCTCGACCGTCTCCAACGTACTCAACAAGCCCGACCGGGTCAGCCGGGCAACCCGGGAACGGGTGCTGGCGGCGGTCGACGAGCTGGGCTTCGTCCCCAAGGTGCAGGCGGTCAGCCTGGCCCGCCAGGGCACCGGGCGGATCGGCGTGATGGCGCCGTTCACCTCGTACGGCTCGTATCTGCGCCGGTTGTCCGGCCTGCTGACCGCCGCCACCGAACTCGAGATCGACGTGCTGGTCTTCGACCACGAGTCGGCCGCCCTGGCCTCCTCACCGGTGCTGGCCAGCATGCCGGTGCACGGGCGGCTCGACGGCCTCGTGGTGATGGGCCTGCGCATCGAGGACGCCATCGCCGACCGGCTGCGTCAGCGGCGCCTGCCCACGGTGGCGGTCGACGCCGACAGCGCCCTGTTCAGCCGGGTGGTGATCGACGACCGGGCGGGCGGCCGGACGGCGGCCGAGCACCTGCGCGACCGCGGCCATCGCCACGTCGGCTACCTGCTCGAACGGCAGGTCTCCGACTACGAGTCGCAGGCGATCAAACGGCTGGCCGGCTTCCGCGAGGTGATCGCGGCGGCTGGCGGGTCGGTCACCGTGGCGCGCAGCGACAACTCGGTCGACAACGCCCGCCGGGCCGCCGCCGAGCTGCTCGACGCGGCGGACCGGCCGACCGCGATCATGGCGCACCATGACGCGCTCGCCGTGGGAGTCCTGCTCGCGGCCCGCGACCGCGGGTTGCGGGCGCCGCAGGACGTGGCCGTGATGGGATTCGACGACGGAGACATGGCCGTGGCGGCCGATCTGACGACGGTGCGTCAGCCCTTCGAGGAATCGGGCAGCACAGCGTTGAGCGTGCTGCTGGGGCATCTCGGCGGATCCGAGCTGCGGTCGACGACCGTGCTCGACGTCAGCCTGGTCCAGCGATCCACCACCTGACCCGGCACGGACCCCACCGGTGCGCTTCCGCACCCGACCCGAGCTTCATGGCCCGCCCTTGCGCACCCGACGCCGGCCGTGCCGGCCCACTCCCGCGCACCCGACGCGGCCGTGCCGGCCCCCACTCCGCACCCGACGCCGGCCGCGCCGGCCCACTCCTGCGCACCGCGACGCGGCCGTGCCGGCCCCCCACTCCGCACCCGATCCTGGCGCTGGCAGTTCGTCACTTCGCCGTCTGCAAAAAAGTGCTTCTATAGAATCTGTTGACACTGCCCTGGCGATGAGGTTTCGTGCTTGTTACGCACCCGGGCCACGCTTTCCCGGCCGGGATCCCACTGTCCCAGGAGATAAAAGTGTTCGCTGACCATATGAAACGTCCCGTCATGGCGGTGCTGGCCTGCGCCGGCCTGCTGACCGCGGCAGCTTGCAGCGCGCCCGGCAGCGACTCCAGTTCCTCCCCCACCACCACCGGCAGCGCGGCAGCCGTGGCCACCAGCTGCGGCAGCGACCCGGTGACCCTCAGGGGATACTTCGAGACCGGCTTCCCCCTGCCCAAGGAGCTCGCCGACGAGTTCACCAAGCAGTTCCCCAACGTCAAGTGGGACATCCGCGAGGACCAGTTCGCGGTGATCACGCAGAACGCGCCGCGGGTCCTGGCCGACGACCCGCCGGACCTCATGCGCCTGCCGCAGGTGTCCGAGCTCGTCAAGGACGGCCTGCTCAAGCAGCTGGACGGCTACGCCCAGGCGTACGGGTGGGACAAATGGCCCGCCTCGCAGCTGGAGCAGATGCGGGTCAACGCGAACGGGCAGCGCGGCGACGGCCCGCTCTACGCCCAGGGCCTGAACTTCAGCATGACCGGCATGTTCTACAACAAGAAGCTGGCCGCGCAGATCGGCATGACGCAGCCGCCGGCCACGCTGGCCGAGCTGGACACCGTCCTGCAGAAGGCGAAGGACGCCGGCCTGGTGCCGATCAACCAGTTCAACGGCGGCGCCACCGGCGGTCTCGCCTTCCCGCTGCAGAACCTCATGGCGGCGTACGGGGAACCGGGGCCGATCAACGACTGGATCTACCAGAAGCCCGGGGCGACCATCGACACCCCCAGCAACCTGCAGGCCACCCAGCACCTGGAGCGGTGGATCAAGGCCGGGTACTTCGCCTCCGACATCAACTCGCAGGACTACGCCACCATGATGAGCCGGTTCATCGGCGGCAAGGCGCTGTTCATGTTCGACGGCGACTGGGAGTCGGGCAACCTCGACAAGCAGATGGCGGGCAACGCCGGGTTCTTCCTGATGCCTCCTGCCAACGCGGGCGGCAAGCGGGCCGCGATGTCGGCGCCGCTGACGTTCGGCATCAGCGCCAAGGCCCCGAACGCCGACTGCGCCGCGTTCTTCCTCAACTGGGTGGCCACCAACCAGCAGGCCCGGGACATCACCGTGAAGGTCGGCGGCTCGCACCCGATGGGTCCGTCGGACGCCTACATGCCGCCGGTCCAGGAGGGCACCGTCACGGCCGCGACGCTGACCGCCGGCGCCACCATCGCCCAGGACAACGGCGCGATGGACTTCATCGCCAACGCCACCGGCGCCATCTACGCCAAGAGCTGGACCCCGCAGCTGCAGAAGCTCGCCGCCGGCCAGCAGAGCCCGGACGCGCTGCTCAAGTCGGTGCAGAAGGACTACGAGAGTCAGGTCAAGGGCTGACCTGTGGCCATCCGATCCGGTTCCGCGCCGCGGACACCAGCCGCGCCGGGGCGGCGTACTCGTCGCCCCGGCGCCTGGCTGGGCTGGCTGTTCGTGGCCCCCGCGGCCCTCATGTACACCGTCTTCGTCCTGCGACCGCTGCTGTTCACCGTCCAGTACTCGTTCTACGACTGGAACGGGATCGGGGCCTCGACGTGGGTGGGCCTGGAGAACTACACCCGCCTGTTCACCGATGCCGAGCAGTTCGCGCCGATCCTGCACGCGTTCGAGCTGATCCTGTTCTTCAGCGGGATCCCGGTGGTGCTCGGCCTGTTCGTGGCGGCCACCATCCGCGGCATCGCGACCAGCCGGCTGGCGCTGGTCGCCCGCACCGTGCTGTTCCTGCCGCAGGTCATCCCGTTGGTCGCGGCCGGCATCATGTGGACCTGGCTGCTGTCCTCGACCGGCCTGGCCAACGAACTGCTGAGCGCGGTCGGGCTGGAGGGGCTGACCCGCGCCTGGCTCGGTGACTTCGGCACCGCCCTGCCGGCGGTCGGCGTGATCGGCGCCTGGGTGCTCGTCGGCCTGTGCACGCTGCTCCTGCTCGCCGGCATGAGCAAGATCGATCCGGCGCTCTACGAGTCGGCGCGGCTTGACGGCGCCGGGCCGATCCGCGAGTTCTTCGCCATCACGCTGCCCAGCCTCCGCCAGGAGATCGGCGTCTGCGTCACGGTGACCGTGATCGCCGCGCTGGCCAGCTTCGACATCGTCTACATCGCCACTCAGGGCGGACCGGGCAACTCCACCATGGTTCCCGGACTCGAGATCTTCTACCTGGCGTTCTCGGAACGCGAGGTGGGCCGGGCCTCCGCGCTGGCGGTCGTGCTCGTGGCCCTCGTGCTGGTCTGCGTTCTGCCCATCCAACGGTTCACCAGGGACGGCAACCGATGATCGTCAACCGCCGGGAGACCCTGACCGGGCGTGTCCTGCTGATCCTGCTGATGGTGATCACGGTGGTGCCGTTCATCAGCCTGTTCGTCACCGCCCTGCACCCGTCGGGCACGTACCCGGACGGGCTGTCCTGGCCCGACAGCCCGCAGTGGGGCAACTTCGCCGACGCGTTCCGGTCCGCGCACATGGGCGAGCTGCTGCTCTCCAGCGCCCTGATCGTGGCCGGCGTCGTGCCGGTCTCGTTGCTGCTCGGGACGATGGCCGGCTTCGCCTTCGGCCATCTGCGGATGCCCGGTCACCGCATCGGCTTCCTGATCTTCGTGCTCGGCCTGACCCTGCCCTTCGAGGGCATCATCACGCCGCTGTACTACCAGATCCGCGACATGGGCCTGCTCAACACGCGGTGGGCGATCATCCTGCCGCTGATCGGCCTGTTCATGCCGTTCTCGGTGCTCTGGATGCGCGCGCACTTCGTCACCATGCCCGAGGACATCTCCGAGGCCGCGCGCATCGACGGCGCGACGACCTGGCAGCTCTTCCGGAGCGTCCACGTCCCGCTGGCCCGCCCCGCCCTGTCGTCGCTGGCGATCCTGCTGTTCCTGTGGACCTGGAACCAGTTCCTGCTCGCCATCGTGCTGGTCGACGACCCGGCGAAACGGACGATGGCCGGCGCGCTCGGCGCCTTCCAGGGCCAGTGGGGCACCGACATCCCGCTGCTGTGCGCGGGCTCGCTGCTCATCCTCGCGCCGACCCTGACCGTGTTCCTGATCTTCCAGCGCCGCTTCGTGGCCGCGCTGCTGCAAGGCTCTGTCAAGGGCTGACGGGCGGAATCGACGTATGACAACCACGCAGAGCCTCACCGACGACGAACGCCGGGCCTTCATCCGGTACACCCATACCCGGCTCTGGCCGCTGCTGCAACGTTTCCCGGTCGCCGGCGACCTGCACGACGAACTGCTCGCGCAGATGGTCGGCTGCCCGGCACAGACCGTACGGGACATCGCCGCCGAACTGGCCGGCCAGGCGCGGGACACCGCCGCCGAGATGCTCACCGACCACCGGTTCCGGGACATGCTCGACACGCTCCCGTTCCGCCCGGAGGACCGGATCGTCGCGGTCGGCGACTCGATCACGGCCGACCGTATCGGCTGGTTCGAGCTGCTGTCCGCGGCGCTGCCGTCGCACACCACGGTGAACCTGGGCGTCAGCGGCAACACGACGGCCGACGTGCTGGAACGGTTCGACCTGCTGGAGGCCGCCCGCCCCGGCCACGTCCTGCTCATGCTGGGCACCAACGACGTCCGTACGCACGGACGGGCCACCGGTCACCGCATGGCCACCGGCGCCGAGACCGAACGCAACCTGCGGGCCCTCGTCGACCTGATCGCCGGCATGGGGGCCACGGTCACCGCGATCACCCCACCCGCCGTCGACCAGCGGCGCATCGACGCCACGTTCGCCGCCGGCCCGGTCCGCTGGCACGCCGCCGACATCGCCGAGGTCGCCGAGATCACCCGCAAGGTCGCCCCGGCGTGCGTGGACCTGCACACGGCGACCGCGAACGAGGATCTGGACGCCTTCCTGGAGGCCGACGGGGTGCACCCGTCAGCGACCGGGCAGCGCCTGATCCTCACCCGCATCGTCGAACACCTCACGAAGCGAGCTCCGTAAGGGAACGGTAAGCGGCACATCGGGGTTTCTGGGGTTGGGTGGGAGCCATGGTCCGCAAACTGCTCTCGAAACCCCTGACCTGGATCGTCGTCGCGCTGGTGGGCGCCGGAGGGCTCTACTGGTTCCAGCCGTGGCGGCTGTTCACCGACACGACCGTGGCCGACACGCTGGCTGTGGTGGCGAGCGCTGCGCCGCCCTCCGAGCAGCCGGCCTCCGAGCAGCCGGCCCCCGTACGGGCTGCCGTTGTGCTCGCGCGGGGAAGCTTCGTCACCCACGAGCACGACACCAGCGGCTCGGCCCGGATCGTGCGCAACGCCGACGGCAGCCACCAGCTGGAGCTGATCGATCTCGACACCTCCGACGGGCCGGACCTGCGGGTGTGGTTGTCCGATCAGCCCGTACGCACGGGTTCCGGCGGGTGGCACGTGTTCGACGACGGCGCGTACGCGGAAGTGGGGAAGTTGAAGGGCAACCACGGCAACCAGGTCTACCGTCTGCCGGCCGGCATCGACCCGGGCGACTTCCGCAGCGTCAGCATCTGGTGCAAACGGTTCTCGGTGTCGTTCGGCGCTGCCGCTCTGGCGTGAACGTCACTCCGGGTCGCGCGAGGCGGGCCGGACAGGGCATAGTGGCGCGCGGCTTCATCGACCGGTGTGGCTGTCCCACGAGAAGGTGGTTCCGACGTGACGCGCTTACGAGCGGCCGCAGTGCTCACGCTGATCGGGGCGTCGCTCGTGGCGCCGGCAACGCCCGCGGCGGCGGCCCCGGCGCCCGTACGCATCCTGAGCGTGTCCGCCGAGAACGTGAAGCCGGGCGACAAGGTCCGGGTGCGGTTCCGCGTCACGAACACCGGGCAGCGGGCCGAGACGGCGATCGTGGTGGTCGGCGGCGGACTGGAGTGCGCGAGCGGATGCCGCGCCGAGCCCAGCCTGGGCGGCGGTGCGAGCAAGGACTTCTCGGCGACGGTGGTGGCGCCCAAGGCACATCCGGGTGAGATCACCGGGCTCAACATCTCGATCGGCGTGCGGCTGGGCGGGCAGAACCACTTCGACTTCAAGATGGTGTACGTCCACGGCCCGGGGGCGTCGGCGCCGGGCACGGAGAAACCGAAGTCCGAGGTGGACCGCGTGTCCGGCCGGGTCCGTGACGCCGACGGGAAGGCGGTCGGCGGGGTCTCGCTGACCGTCCGGGACAGCGCGGGGCACGAATACCGGACGACGACCGACCGGAAGGGCCGGTTCTCGATCACGTCGACCGCTGCCAAGCCGATCGCCGACGGCCGGATCACCGTGGTGGCGAGCATGGACGGCTATCGCGAGGCTCGCAAGACCGTACGGGCTGCCGCCGGCGACAAGGCGAGCGTGCAGCTGGTGCTGGCCGCCGTGGCCGCGCCTGCCACCGCAACGGCGTCGCCCCTGGCCGTAGCGGAAGAGACCGCGGAGCCCGAGACGAGTGCGGCCGCGGCGCCGCCTGCTCTCCAGACCGTCAGCGACGAGGGCAACGGTCCGCTGCTGTTCATGATTCTGGGCGGGCTGCTGGTCGCGGCGGGCGTGGCCGCGCTCCTGCGAGTGGTGGTGCGCCGGCGGTCCACCCCGTCGTCCCCGAGTGACGCCCCCACCGCGGTGCTGCACCTGGGCCACGCGGCCGACCGGTACGGGAACCGGGGCCGCTGACCGGGTGCAATGCAAATCCTGCAACTCCTTGTCTTGATATCGACGCATGCCTATCGTCCGGTGGTAAGCGCTTTCCTGTCGTGGGGAGGGCGGCGCGACGCATCCCCGACATGGAAGCGAGACAAGGATGAAACGATCAGTCGCCCTGCGATGGTCGGCGGCAGCCGCCACCGCGCTCACCGCCGCCGCGATCATGCTGACGCTGCCCGCCACGCAGGCCCTGGCGGCCGACAACCTGAGCCTCAACGGCGGCGCCGACGGCTCGAGCAAGGCCGGCGGCACCAGCTACGGCAACGTCAAGGACGGCAACACCGGCACCTACTGGTCACCATCCGGCTCGACCGGTTACGTGTCGGTCAAGTGGGGCAGCGCCACCACGGTCTCGTCGGCCGTCATCCGGCAGGCCTCCGGCGGCGGCTCGATCAGCGCCTGGCGCCTGCTCAACGCCGACACCGGGGCCGTGCTGAGCAGCGGCAGCGGCAGCCCGAGCACCATCTCGTTCGCCTCCACCGCGCTGAAGAAGCTCACGTTCGACATCACCAGCGCGTCCGGCGCGCCGCGGATCGCCGAGTTCGAGACGTACGGCAGCGGCGGCACGACGCCGACCACCGGTCCCACCACGCCCACCCCCACGCCGACCTCGCCGGGCGGCTCCGGCGGCACTCCGACCGGCGCGTGGCCGTCCTCGGCGGGTTCGGTGAGCATCTCCGGCACGGTCAACGTCTCGGGCACCTTCGACGGCGGCATGAAGACGTACTGCTGCATCGGCGACGGCTCGCAGAGCGAGTCCCAGGACCCCATGTTCAAGATCGCCAACGGTGGCACGCTGCAGAACGTCATCCTCGGCTCCCCCGCCGGCGACGGCGTGCACTGCGAGGGGACGTGCACGATCCGCAACGTGTGGTGGAACGACATCGGCGAGGACGCCGCCACCTTCAAGGGCACCGGCGGCGGCACCAGTTACGTCATCGGCGGCGGCGCCCGCAACGGCAGCGACAAGACGTTCCAGCACAACGGCAACGGCACCGTCAACATCTCCGGCTTCTACCTGAGCGGCTCGGGCAAGCTGTACCGCGCCTGCGGCAACTGCTCCAGCTCGTACACCCGGCACGTGCGGATCGACAACGTGCTGCTGAACGACATCGACATGGTGGCCGGCATCAACTCCAACTGGGGCGACACCGCCACCATCACCCGGGTCACCCTGAGCAACGCCTCGAACGCCACGGTCTGCGGCAAGTATCAGGGCGTCGCCAAGGGCAGCGAACCCAAGTACCTGGGCGCCGGCTGGAACGACAGCAACTGCAAGGTGAGCCAGAGCGACATCACGTACCGATAGCAACGAGCCGTGTCACGGGAGGGGCACCCGTCCCTCCCGTCCGGCCGTCGGCAGGGCCGAAGGACCCCCTTGGACATCGGTGTGCATCGATGTAAAGTGGGAGCGCTCCCAGCTTGCATCCCCACAAGAAACGAGGAGCTGGACATGTCGAGAAATCGTTGGCGCCCGGCCGGGCTGCTCGTCCTGGTGCTGTCGGCGCTCCTGCTGACCTCGGTCCCCGCGGCCGGCAAACCCCACACCCGCGCGGCGCCCCTGGCCGAGCTCACCGTGGTGTCCGAACAGGTCGCCTCCGGCCTGCGCCGCCCCATCGGGATCACCGGGCTGCCCGACGGCCGGATGCTGATCGCCGAGAAGGACGGGACCGTACGCTCGTACCATCCCGACACCGGCCTGGCCCCCGAGCCGGTGCTCGACCTCTCGGCCCGCATCGACACCTCGGACAACGAACGCGGCCTGCTCGGCATCACCCCAGCGCCGAACTTCACGCGTACGGGAATGCTCTACGTGGCCTACACGAGCCTGCCGGACGGCGCGCTGACCCTGGCCCGCCTGCCCCTCAACGCCTCCGAGCGGCTGCAGGTCCTGCTCACCCAGGAACACTCCGAGTACGGCAACCACAACGGTGGCCAGGTCGCGTTCGGACGTGAGGGCTACCTCTACTGGTCGCTCGGCGACGGCGGCCACGCCAACGACCCGTTCAAGTCCGGTCAGGATCTCGGCACGCTGCTCGGCAAGATCGTACGGATCGACGTGAACCGCGCCTGCGGGGCGAGGCCATACTGCGTGCCGACCGACAACCCGTTCGTCCGCACGCCCGGCGCGCGACCGGAGATCTGGGTCTACGGGCTGCGCAACCCGTGGCGGTTCTCGATCGACCCGGCCGACAACTCGCTGTGGATCGGCGACGTCGGCCAGGGCCTGATCGAGGAGGTCAACCACATCCGCCCGGCGCAGCGCGGCGCCAACCTCGGCTGGTCGTGCCGTGAGGGCACCCCGGTCTTCGACGAGCAGCAGTGCCGGCCGGGCGTGAAGTACACCGACCCGGTCTTCGAGTACGAGCACTTCATGACCGAGGGCTGCTCGGTGATCGGCGGCTTCGTGTACCGCGGTTCCCGCACCCCCGAGGCCCGGGGCACGTACATCGCCAGTGATTACTGCAACACTGCCGCTTTCGCCGTACGCCCGAAGCCCGGCGGCGGCTACGAATCGGCCACGATCGGCAACTTCCCCACCCAGCCGACCGCGTTCGGCGTCGACGTCCAGGGCGAGCTGTACGTGCTCAGCGACTACCCGGGGTGGCTGAACCGCGTACGCATCGAGCACGTCCCACCCGCCACGGCTCGATGACGGCCTTGCCGCGCACGTGCCGTCCGGCCTGAAGCCCGACCGCGGCGTGGATCTCCCGCACGGGGGACCACGCCGCGACCGGCACCCGGAGCCGGCTGCTTCACTCCCCCGAGGACGGGCGACGCCGTCGCCGGCCGGTCAGTGCAAGCGCCGCGCCGGCCGCGACAAGCAACCCGCCGCCCACCGCGAGCGCGACCACCGGGGCGCCGGTGACGGGCAGGCCGCCGCCGGAGCCGCCGTTGTCGTCACCGTCGGCCGGGCCGGTCACGCCGGTTGTGGTGGTGACGGCCGTGGCGGCGAACACCTGGGCCGTCCGGCCGGGAGCCAGTGAGACCGCCGGGGCGACGACGCGATAGTCGCGGGTGCCGGCGAACGGCGTGGCGAGGGCGTACGTGCCGTCCTTGCGGGCCTTCGTAGTCGCGACCGTCCGCCACTCGGCGGTGGCCCCCGTACGCTCCTGCAGCCGCAGCTCGCGGCCGGCGTCGTCCTCCTCGTACGTCGGGCACGGCCCCGGGTCGCACAGCCGGTTGAGCTTGACCGCCTTGCCGGTCACCGTCACCGTGCCGCCGATCGTGGCCCGGCGCGGAATCGTCACGGTCAGCCGGTTTCCCTGGACCGACCGGTTGGCGCCGGTGTAGCCGTACCAGCCGTTCGGCGTGGTGCGCAGGCCGACGTTGACCGGGGCCTGGCGCGGCGGCACGACGAACGAGGTCGCGGTGGTCGGCGGGGCAAGGTCTTCGTACTCGTTGAACTCGAACAACGAGGCCACCGGGATGTAGCGGAACGGGCCGGTGGTGTCCAGCGGGTCGCCCGGGTTCCGGTCGGTGAGTGTGCCCGGCCGCCACGTCATGAGGATCGACCCGTCCTCGCGCGGCGCCACGCCGACGATGCGCGGCGCCGGGTCGCGGTCGGTGTCGAAGACCGGGGAGAACGCCGGCTCGCTGATCTCGGCGCCGTCCGCGTCGATCGCCACCACGCGCACGCGGTAATCGTTGTCGTAGAGACCCTGCCACAGCAACGCCCGGTCGGGCCGGTCGGCCTCGACGATTTTCGGCTCCACGTTCATGACGGGGCCGTCGCGGAGCGGCACGAGGGTCAGCCGGTTACGCGCCGGAACACTCTCGTCCCAGGTGATCTCCACGTCGGTGTGCTCGGTGGAGGTCCACGCCACGCGGACGTCAGTGGGCGCGGCCACCGCGGGGGCGAACGCCGCGGGCAGCCCGGCGGCGGCAGGGGTCAGGGCCAGCACGGCCGCCAAGTTCACGATCACCCGCGGGAGCCTAGCGCCCGGCGGGCCACGGCGGGGCCCCGGTCCGTACCGGCGCGATTCGGCTCAGGTCCGGCGCGGAGCGGTCGATAGCCAGGCATGGCCGTCGCATCACCCTTCACCGGCACGGCACCGCCGTGCCCACCGGCGTACACGGTGCTGGGTACCTTGGGCCAGGGGCGCCAGGGCACGGTCTACCGGGTCGAGCGCGACGGCGCCGAGTACGCGTTGAAGGTCCTCGGCCGCGAGGAGGAGACCGGCACGACCCTTGAGACCGTACGGCGGGAGGCCGCGAAGCTGGCGACAGTCCGCTGCCCCGGCGTGCCCCGGGTGTACGACGTCGGGTCGGACGAGGGCCGCCCGTACCTGGTCATGGAGGTGGTGGAGGGGCGCCCGCTCAGCGACGCGCTGCGTACAGGGCCGATGCCGCAGGACATGTTGCTGCGGACCGCCATCGGCGCCGCGATCGCCCTGGCTGCGGTGCACCGCAGCCATCTGCTGCACGGCGACGTCAAACCCAGCAACATCATCCTCGGTGCGGACGGCATCGTCCGGCTCATCGACTTCTCGCTGGGCGCCCAGCTGTCCGCCGCCGACGACGACGGCCGGGTCGCCGGCAGCGCGCTCTACAGCTCGCCCGAGCAGAGCGGGATGCTGGACCGGGCGCTGGACGCCCGCGCCGACCTCTACTCGCTGGGCGCGGTGCTGTACGAGGCCGCCACCGGAACCCCACCGTTCACCGCGTCCGATCTCGGGCAGCTGCTCCGGCAGCACGCGCTGGCGCCGGTGCCCGACCTGCGGCAGGCCGCCCCGCATCTGCCGGCCGCGTTCACCCGGATCGTCGAGCGGCTGCTCGCCAAGGAACCGGACGATCGGCACCAGAGCGCCGCCGAGCTGCTGGCCGACCTGCGCGAGGCGGCCGGGATCGAGGCCGCGCCACCGGTACGCGACGAGGTCCCGCTGATCGGCCGGGACGCCGAGCTGGAAACCCTGCGGGACAGCTGGACGCGTGCGCAGCACGGCCGGGGCGGCCTGGTCATGGTGACCGGGGTCTCCGGCGCCGGCAAGAGCCACCTGGTCCGCGAGCTGGCGCACAGCCTGCCGGCCGGGCGGCTCGTGCTGCACGGCGCGGGCGCGCACGGGACGAAGCAGCCCCTGGCGCCGCTGCGTGCGGCCGTCGACGAGCACCTTCGCGAGCTGGCCCGGCTCCCGCGCGACGAGGCGGAAGCTGCCGTACGGGTGCTGCGGGCGGCGGCCGCCGACACGGCCGACATCATCGGCCACCTGTCCGACGGGCTCAGGAGCCTGCTGGGCACGCCCGCGTCCACCGGCGCCGCCGTCGACGAGACCCGTTACACCGCCGCCGTGGCCGGTTTCCTGCTCGAACTGGCCCGTCGCAGCCACGGCCTGCTGCTGCACCTCGACGACCTGCAGTGGTACGACCATTCCACCGTACGGGTCCTGGAGCACCTTGCCGCCGAGGCCGACCGGGCCCCGCTGCTCGTCGTCCTCACCGTCCGCTCGGAGGAGACCGATGCCGAGCCGGTGGCCGCCGTCCGGGACATGCTGGGCGAGCAGCCGGTCACCGTGGCGCTGCCACCGCTGGCGGTCGCGGCGACCGCGGCGCTGGTCACCGCGGTCAACGGCGGGCTGGCGATCACCGACCGGCTCGCCGCGCAGCTGGCGGCCCGCAGCGGCGGCAACCCGTTCATCCTCACCGAGTACGTCCGGGCGATCATCGACGCCGGCGTCGCGACCGTCAGCTGGGGCCGATGGCAGGTCGACGCCGCCGTGCTCGACGCCCTCACGCTCCCCCAGGACGTCTCCGACCTGGTCCGGCAGCGCGTCGACGCGCTGGACGCGGCGAACCGGCACGT from Paractinoplanes brasiliensis encodes the following:
- a CDS encoding pectate lyase — encoded protein: MKRSVALRWSAAAATALTAAAIMLTLPATQALAADNLSLNGGADGSSKAGGTSYGNVKDGNTGTYWSPSGSTGYVSVKWGSATTVSSAVIRQASGGGSISAWRLLNADTGAVLSSGSGSPSTISFASTALKKLTFDITSASGAPRIAEFETYGSGGTTPTTGPTTPTPTPTSPGGSGGTPTGAWPSSAGSVSISGTVNVSGTFDGGMKTYCCIGDGSQSESQDPMFKIANGGTLQNVILGSPAGDGVHCEGTCTIRNVWWNDIGEDAATFKGTGGGTSYVIGGGARNGSDKTFQHNGNGTVNISGFYLSGSGKLYRACGNCSSSYTRHVRIDNVLLNDIDMVAGINSNWGDTATITRVTLSNASNATVCGKYQGVAKGSEPKYLGAGWNDSNCKVSQSDITYR
- a CDS encoding PQQ-dependent sugar dehydrogenase is translated as MSRNRWRPAGLLVLVLSALLLTSVPAAGKPHTRAAPLAELTVVSEQVASGLRRPIGITGLPDGRMLIAEKDGTVRSYHPDTGLAPEPVLDLSARIDTSDNERGLLGITPAPNFTRTGMLYVAYTSLPDGALTLARLPLNASERLQVLLTQEHSEYGNHNGGQVAFGREGYLYWSLGDGGHANDPFKSGQDLGTLLGKIVRIDVNRACGARPYCVPTDNPFVRTPGARPEIWVYGLRNPWRFSIDPADNSLWIGDVGQGLIEEVNHIRPAQRGANLGWSCREGTPVFDEQQCRPGVKYTDPVFEYEHFMTEGCSVIGGFVYRGSRTPEARGTYIASDYCNTAAFAVRPKPGGGYESATIGNFPTQPTAFGVDVQGELYVLSDYPGWLNRVRIEHVPPATAR
- a CDS encoding DM13 domain-containing protein; its protein translation is MVRKLLSKPLTWIVVALVGAGGLYWFQPWRLFTDTTVADTLAVVASAAPPSEQPASEQPAPVRAAVVLARGSFVTHEHDTSGSARIVRNADGSHQLELIDLDTSDGPDLRVWLSDQPVRTGSGGWHVFDDGAYAEVGKLKGNHGNQVYRLPAGIDPGDFRSVSIWCKRFSVSFGAAALA
- a CDS encoding carboxypeptidase-like regulatory domain-containing protein codes for the protein MTRLRAAAVLTLIGASLVAPATPAAAAPAPVRILSVSAENVKPGDKVRVRFRVTNTGQRAETAIVVVGGGLECASGCRAEPSLGGGASKDFSATVVAPKAHPGEITGLNISIGVRLGGQNHFDFKMVYVHGPGASAPGTEKPKSEVDRVSGRVRDADGKAVGGVSLTVRDSAGHEYRTTTDRKGRFSITSTAAKPIADGRITVVASMDGYREARKTVRAAAGDKASVQLVLAAVAAPATATASPLAVAEETAEPETSAAAAPPALQTVSDEGNGPLLFMILGGLLVAAGVAALLRVVVRRRSTPSSPSDAPTAVLHLGHAADRYGNRGR